From the Spiroplasma chrysopicola DF-1 genome, one window contains:
- a CDS encoding vitamin B12-dependent ribonucleotide reductase, protein MYAKELIASLNQDIREHFPYLKEIEDSYQMVFDGVSRMVVLDRYAQKDNTLKTLKKNDLVLTVIKDDGWFPTRGIGNIVEVDRINGTCGIKIEEEYVHSIDKDLLINNSNNIIRKNLHMVEKPLEIFYEQIAWRVANALSNQEQNHQSHLESFYNELKDLNIVPAGRVLYGAGSNSDVTFFNCFVMPFIKDSREGISIHRKEVMEIMSHGGGVGTNGSTLRPRGTVAKTVGGRSSGAVSWLNDLSTLTHLVEQGGSRRGAQMIMMADWHPDIVEFIISKMQNPKILRWLKENGNDKLIRDEASRKIKFSPLTSLDRTLYEYAVNKEADINDSAVVREARIKLDEGGTWEVNNPAFLSGANISVTITHKFMQAVENNEDWELQFPDLDNYTKEEKVFYDENWSKIGDINEWKALGYKVKTYYKMKARDLWDLINFCANYSAEPGIFFIDTANDMTNAKAYDMKVVATNPCGEQPLAPYSVCNLAAINLANFVDKTTKEILYDKLSQTVRTCVRMQDNVIDATPYFLEANQKQALGERRVGLGVMGLHDLLIYHGVRYGSVEGNQIVDKIFELMATEAYRASIELAKEKGSFPFLVSPERFINTGYMKKMPEDIRQDILKYGIRNSHLLTIAPTGSTGTMVGVSTGLEPYFGFKFYRSGRLGKNIEVNAKIVDEWLKYNPGYSATSLPDIFVAAMDLAPEDHADTQCIIQRWVDSSISKTVNAPRGYSVKDVEKIYTRLYKGGAKGGTVYVDGSRDAQVLSLTTDEQHPALEQLNFDQLGVEVDNRSGQQDDEKLHTVGKMRGINQDRKIGAEVGDVCPICKEGTMIDAGGCVTCNNCNVQLKCGL, encoded by the coding sequence GTTTAAATCAAGATATTCGTGAACATTTCCCATATCTAAAAGAAATTGAGGATAGTTATCAAATGGTTTTTGATGGAGTTTCAAGAATGGTTGTTTTAGACCGCTATGCTCAAAAAGATAATACTTTAAAAACATTAAAAAAGAACGATTTAGTGTTAACAGTTATTAAAGATGATGGCTGATTCCCAACGCGCGGAATTGGAAACATTGTTGAAGTTGATCGAATTAATGGAACTTGTGGTATTAAAATTGAGGAAGAATACGTTCATAGTATCGATAAAGACTTATTAATTAATAATAGTAATAATATAATTCGTAAAAATTTACACATGGTTGAAAAACCTTTAGAAATCTTTTATGAACAAATTGCTTGAAGAGTTGCCAACGCTTTAAGTAACCAAGAGCAAAACCATCAATCACATTTAGAAAGTTTTTACAATGAGTTAAAGGACTTAAATATTGTTCCAGCTGGCCGAGTTTTATATGGGGCTGGAAGTAATAGTGATGTTACATTCTTTAACTGTTTTGTAATGCCCTTTATTAAAGATTCACGGGAAGGAATTTCAATTCACCGAAAAGAAGTAATGGAAATTATGTCTCATGGGGGTGGAGTTGGAACGAATGGATCGACTTTACGCCCACGTGGAACAGTTGCAAAAACAGTTGGTGGCCGTTCATCGGGAGCAGTATCATGGTTAAATGACTTATCGACTTTGACCCATTTAGTTGAACAAGGAGGGTCACGAAGAGGGGCCCAAATGATTATGATGGCTGACTGACACCCTGATATTGTTGAATTTATTATTTCAAAAATGCAAAATCCAAAAATTTTACGTTGATTAAAAGAAAATGGTAATGATAAACTAATTCGTGATGAAGCTAGTCGTAAAATTAAGTTTTCACCACTAACAAGTCTTGATCGTACACTGTATGAATATGCTGTTAATAAAGAAGCGGATATTAATGATAGTGCCGTTGTTCGTGAAGCGCGTATTAAATTAGATGAAGGGGGAACATGAGAAGTAAATAACCCCGCCTTTTTATCAGGGGCTAACATCTCAGTGACAATTACCCATAAATTTATGCAAGCAGTTGAAAACAATGAAGATTGAGAATTACAATTCCCGGACTTGGATAATTACACAAAAGAGGAAAAAGTTTTTTATGATGAAAACTGGTCAAAAATTGGGGATATCAATGAATGGAAAGCTTTAGGATATAAAGTTAAAACATACTATAAAATGAAGGCTCGGGATTTATGAGATTTAATTAATTTCTGTGCTAATTATTCAGCCGAACCAGGAATTTTCTTTATTGATACGGCAAATGATATGACAAATGCGAAAGCTTACGATATGAAAGTTGTTGCCACAAACCCTTGTGGTGAACAACCATTAGCACCATATTCAGTATGTAACTTAGCGGCAATTAATTTAGCAAACTTTGTTGATAAAACAACAAAAGAAATTTTATATGACAAATTAAGCCAAACAGTTCGTACTTGTGTCAGAATGCAAGATAATGTTATTGATGCAACACCATATTTCCTAGAAGCAAATCAAAAACAAGCGTTAGGAGAACGTCGTGTTGGATTAGGAGTAATGGGGTTACATGACTTACTAATTTACCATGGCGTTCGTTATGGTAGTGTTGAAGGTAATCAAATTGTTGATAAAATTTTTGAATTAATGGCAACAGAAGCTTATCGTGCTTCAATTGAATTAGCAAAAGAAAAAGGGTCATTCCCATTCTTAGTTAGTCCCGAACGTTTCATTAATACTGGATATATGAAAAAAATGCCAGAAGATATTCGTCAAGATATTTTAAAATATGGTATTCGTAATTCACACTTATTAACAATTGCGCCAACAGGTTCAACAGGAACAATGGTTGGAGTATCAACAGGATTAGAACCATACTTTGGCTTTAAATTCTATCGTTCAGGACGATTAGGAAAAAATATTGAAGTAAATGCTAAAATTGTTGATGAATGATTAAAATATAATCCCGGCTATAGTGCGACAAGCTTACCAGATATTTTTGTAGCCGCAATGGATTTAGCTCCTGAAGACCATGCTGATACGCAATGTATTATTCAACGTTGAGTTGACTCATCAATTTCAAAAACTGTTAATGCCCCTCGTGGTTACTCAGTTAAAGATGTTGAAAAAATTTATACCCGTTTATATAAAGGAGGGGCAAAAGGAGGAACTGTTTATGTTGATGGTTCTCGTGATGCGCAAGTTTTATCATTAACAACTGATGAACAACATCCAGCGTTAGAACAATTAAATTTTGATCAATTAGGTGTTGAAGTTGATAACCGTAGTGGTCAACAAGATGATGAAAAATTACATACTGTTGGAAAAATGCGTGGAATTAACCAAGACCGTAAAATTGGTGCTGAGGTTGGTGACGTTTGCCCAATTTGTAAAGAAGGAACAATGATTGATGCTGGAGGATGTGTTACATGTAATAACTGTAATGTCCAGTTAAAATGTGGTTTATAA
- a CDS encoding Cof-type HAD-IIB family hydrolase produces the protein MNTKIKLVAVDLDGTSLNSKGLLSPRTVNTFQKLNQLGIKLVIASGRPLYQINHLVEKVGLKDENDYSIALNGAVVGNNFNGEVLYEDHLPTNFVDKLVADAKELGISTIIMFENQQSTFNFLQIYCQNFNDEITAHYFANFKSKSPTEVVLVEYQGEDNLKIGKLFMAGPIAAIAAIARVWEGRLEISHEVKTDHAIVEITKKGTNKAWGLKQLCKLSNIKAIEVMAFGNEQNDVEMLKWAGIGIAVANAGDHIKKHANITCLSNDEDGVAEALEKYFKF, from the coding sequence ATGAATACAAAAATTAAACTTGTTGCTGTTGATTTAGATGGGACATCACTAAATTCAAAAGGATTATTATCACCACGAACTGTTAATACTTTTCAAAAGTTAAATCAATTAGGAATTAAATTAGTTATCGCCTCGGGACGACCGCTTTATCAAATTAATCATTTAGTTGAAAAAGTTGGCTTAAAAGATGAAAATGACTATTCAATTGCCTTAAATGGGGCTGTGGTTGGAAATAACTTTAATGGTGAAGTACTATATGAAGATCATTTACCAACTAATTTTGTGGACAAACTGGTTGCTGATGCTAAAGAATTAGGGATTTCAACAATTATTATGTTTGAAAATCAGCAATCAACTTTTAATTTTTTACAAATTTATTGTCAAAACTTTAATGATGAAATAACTGCCCATTATTTTGCTAATTTTAAATCAAAATCACCAACAGAAGTAGTATTAGTAGAATATCAAGGGGAAGATAATTTAAAAATTGGAAAATTATTTATGGCTGGACCAATTGCTGCAATTGCTGCAATTGCTAGGGTTTGAGAAGGACGCTTAGAAATTTCCCATGAAGTAAAAACCGACCATGCAATTGTTGAAATTACAAAAAAAGGAACAAATAAAGCGTGGGGATTAAAACAGTTATGCAAATTAAGTAATATTAAGGCCATTGAAGTAATGGCTTTCGGAAATGAACAAAATGATGTTGAAATGTTAAAATGAGCGGGAATTGGAATAGCAGTGGCTAACGCTGGGGACCATATTAAAAAACATGCGAATATAACATGTTTATCAAATGATGAAGATGGAGTAGCTGAGGCGCTTGAAAAATATTTCAAATTCTAA
- the ribA gene encoding GTP cyclohydrolase II — MGENSLTNVVSTKLPTKYGTFTLKLFSDQNGREIIKAIIKEPLNVNQPVLVRLHSECFTGDVLGSLRCDCGEQLATALQAINANTGVVLYLPQEGRGIGLVNKLKAYNLQDEGYDTVQANEQLGFAPDLRHYDSASATLMLLGINEVNLLTNNPDKVQQLIANGINVTVRTPLVVGKNQTNEKYFQTKKDKMGHLL, encoded by the coding sequence ATGGGCGAAAATAGCTTAACTAATGTTGTCAGCACAAAGTTGCCAACAAAATATGGAACTTTTACCTTAAAATTATTTAGCGATCAAAATGGTCGCGAGATAATTAAAGCTATTATTAAAGAACCACTGAATGTAAACCAACCAGTTTTGGTCCGTTTACATTCAGAGTGTTTTACTGGTGATGTCTTAGGATCATTACGTTGTGATTGTGGTGAACAGTTAGCAACTGCTTTACAAGCAATTAATGCTAATACGGGTGTTGTCTTATATTTACCCCAAGAAGGACGGGGGATTGGCTTGGTTAATAAACTGAAAGCTTACAATCTCCAAGATGAAGGTTATGATACTGTTCAAGCAAATGAGCAATTAGGTTTTGCCCCTGATTTAAGACATTATGATAGTGCTAGTGCAACTTTAATGTTATTAGGGATAAATGAAGTTAATTTATTAACAAATAATCCTGATAAAGTTCAACAGTTAATTGCGAATGGAATTAATGTTACAGTTAGAACCCCATTAGTTGTTGGTAAAAATCAAACTAATGAAAAATACTTTCAAACCAAAAAAGATAAAATGGGACATTTATTATAA